The following proteins come from a genomic window of Aequorivita marisscotiae:
- a CDS encoding energy transducer TonB, whose amino-acid sequence MEPKKNPKADVSRKSMLFFQLGMVLMLFLAWQAIEWKTYDKSDIDFGKVDVGDELLEEVPITQQLTPPPPPPPPPPAPEVIDVIEDEEDVEETIIESTETNQEEKIVEVKEIKEEVVEEEIADVPFAVIENVPVYPGCEGEKTNDAKKKCMSSKISAFINKKFNSNLASDLGLEGRQRIAVQFKIDKSGKVVDVRARAPHPRLEKEATDVVNSLPDMTPGKQRGKPVGVLYSLPIVFDIQ is encoded by the coding sequence ATGGAACCTAAAAAAAATCCGAAAGCAGACGTAAGCCGAAAAAGCATGTTGTTTTTTCAGCTTGGAATGGTCTTAATGCTTTTTCTTGCATGGCAAGCTATTGAATGGAAAACTTACGACAAATCTGATATCGATTTCGGAAAAGTTGACGTAGGTGACGAACTTTTAGAAGAAGTTCCAATTACACAACAATTAACTCCTCCACCACCACCACCACCGCCACCACCGGCGCCAGAGGTTATTGACGTTATTGAAGACGAAGAAGACGTTGAAGAAACTATAATAGAATCTACCGAAACCAATCAAGAAGAGAAAATTGTAGAGGTTAAGGAAATTAAGGAAGAAGTGGTAGAAGAAGAAATTGCCGATGTACCATTTGCAGTAATTGAAAATGTGCCAGTTTATCCTGGTTGCGAAGGTGAAAAAACAAATGACGCGAAGAAAAAATGTATGTCGTCAAAAATAAGCGCCTTTATTAATAAAAAGTTTAACTCTAATCTTGCATCAGATTTGGGATTGGAAGGAAGACAGCGTATAGCCGTTCAGTTTAAAATTGATAAAAGCGGTAAAGTTGTGGATGTTCGTGCTCGAGCACCACACCCAAGACTTGAAAAAGAAGCGACAGATGTGGTAAATTCACTTCCGGATATGACGCCAGGAAAACAAAGAGGAAAACCAGTTGGTGTTCTTTATTCGCTTCCGATAGTGTTCGATATTCAATAA
- the gcvH gene encoding glycine cleavage system protein GcvH produces MNIPSNLKYTKDHEWLKIEGDVATIGITDFAQSELGDIVYVEVETVGDTMDREEVFGTVEAVKTVSDLFLPLTGEIIEFNENLESEPEKVNTDAYGEGWMIKLKIANPDEIDQLLDDAAYKELIGG; encoded by the coding sequence ATGAATATACCATCTAATTTAAAGTACACAAAAGATCACGAATGGCTTAAGATTGAAGGCGATGTTGCCACCATCGGAATTACAGATTTTGCACAGAGCGAACTTGGCGATATTGTATATGTAGAAGTTGAAACCGTAGGTGATACTATGGATAGAGAAGAAGTTTTTGGCACGGTAGAGGCGGTAAAAACAGTTTCGGATTTATTTCTACCACTTACGGGCGAGATTATTGAATTTAATGAAAACCTAGAGTCTGAACCCGAAAAGGTAAACACTGATGCCTATGGAGAAGGTTGGATGATTAAGCTAAAAATCGCAAACCCAGACGAGATTGACCAATTACTTGACGATGCCGCTTATAAAGAACTTATTGGCGGTTAA
- a CDS encoding VanZ family protein gives MPLIKNLLAVKTLLFIALLYSIVITSLFFLSSQNLPKTQISEADKLVHILIHFILVNLWLLYFFVKNKFHFKKNWILIVVLSVLFYGIIIEIFQELFTDSRSADILDVAANLTGAILGIFFFKNLKHKLKPKYFN, from the coding sequence ATGCCGCTTATAAAGAACTTATTGGCGGTTAAAACCTTATTGTTTATTGCACTATTATACAGTATTGTAATAACCAGTTTGTTTTTTCTTTCGAGTCAAAATTTACCGAAAACCCAGATTTCAGAAGCCGATAAATTAGTTCATATACTCATTCATTTTATTTTAGTGAACCTTTGGCTATTGTACTTTTTTGTAAAGAATAAATTTCATTTTAAAAAAAATTGGATTTTAATAGTAGTACTTTCGGTATTGTTTTATGGCATAATAATTGAGATATTTCAAGAGCTGTTTACAGACTCTCGCAGTGCAGATATCCTAGATGTAGCCGCAAATTTAACAGGCGCCATTCTCGGAATCTTTTTTTTCAAAAACCTAAAACATAAATTAAAACCTAAATATTTTAATTAA
- the sprA gene encoding cell surface protein SprA — MKAKNYVYKGGFFKLLAIVSFIFVGNVSLAQDSTAVGNEMGRLDLPNPTSIQNLYTYDPITDRYIYSQTLGSFKITYPIILTPEEYQRLIQEEQMKAYFKEKIDAADGRKEGAEEQQKNLLPTFYVNSDFFESIFGGNSIEVIPQGSVEMDLGLLYTKQDNPQYSPRNRSNFSFDFDQRISLSLLAKVGTRLQVNANYDTESTFDFQNQIKLEYTPTEDDIIQKIEVGNVSMPLNSSLIQGAQSLFGVKTQLQFGNTTITGVFSEQKSETRTVTAEGGATITDYELFALDYDDNRHFFLGHYFRDNYNRALKQYPFINSNVQITRMEVWITNRTSRTDNVRNIVALQDIGESDPTNIGLDVPPGGFIRASRNAYPDNNNNLFNPFGINGGPPSLLNPLIRDVARVRDGFTGVQVNEGIDYVTLESARRLDQGEYTLNSQLGYISLNQRLSNDEVLAVSYQFTVNGKVYQVGEFSNDGVEANGGIQPGNGGGTGNPPEQETGLAQNLVVKLLKSSITNVNEPIWDLMMKNIYPIGGYQLEKEDFKLNILYTDPSPLNYLTEAGSELPPDVKDEILLKVFNLDRLNFNNDPQQGGDGFFDFLPGITVDAQNGRIIFTTVEPFGKHLFDELSLPSAPANYSMPETYNPNQAKYVFRTLYTGTKTQAEQEESEKNKFQLKGSYKSTGADGIPIGAFNIPQGSVTVTAGGRTLVEGVDYTVNYQLGRVQILDPALLNSNIPISVSTENNSLFGQQSKRFTGLNVEHKFSDKFLIGATYLNLNERPLTQKSSYGVEPINNTIFGMNLNYSTEVPFLTRLVNKLPNIDTDVESNISLRGEFAYLKPGAPKVSDFDGKTTVYVDDFEASQTGNDISSPSSWFLASTPLDYGGELENDNLRYNYKRAKLAWYTIDPIFYSSQRPEGINDEELSSPFTRRVFRDEIFPNQDIIQGQTQALFTLDLAYYPSQRGEYNFNPEAAGTNILPNPEDNFGGIMRPLTTTDFEQSNVEYIQFWVMDPFIYEETSGNQGGNINFNLGSISEDILKDGRKQYENGLPADGGTANTTSTAWGKVPLNQSLVYTFDTQGQERINQDIGLDGLNNAQEIAEFGGEFGDDPSNDDYQYFLQAEGSILDRYLKYNGTEGNSPVEVTNTNRGSTAQPDVEDINRDNTMNTINSYFEYNVPVYPGMNRDNNRYISDVKELEVTTQNNNVIPVRWVQFKVPISKPDQAKGGISDYRSIRFMRMFLSQFSENTVLRFGTMELVRGDYRKFQKTLDEVTFEDPANDDTLFEVEAVSIEENENREPIPYRLPPGLEREELNNNNNIIRENEQSLSLRVCGLEPNDGRAVYKNFNVDMRQYKNLEMFIHAESLQNETALSDGQLVAFMRLGNDLTNNYYEVQIPLNPTNFGARSAEEIWPVANRLNLPLALLQEVKTRTPLNSTDVVYYTQSELEGDLPGGENELTIGIKGNPSFGNVRTIMIGVRNSTNNDLCGEVWFNELRMSELKNEGGWAAVVSMDANLADFATISATGKRSTVGFGSIEQGPNQRSREDLQQYDVVTNVNLGQLLPKKWGIQLPFNYGRSEELITPQYDPEFQDIELDTRLDNTEDEAERDRIKEQAVDYTKRQSVNFIGVRKERTGEGKPKVYDVENLTGSFSYNQTDHHDFEVEDALEQSVRAGATYNYNFTAKPVEPFKKNDSLFTGKYWQFLKDFNFNYLPTNISVSSNITRQYNEQKFREINLLPGNKGLPVLYQRNYLFDWQYTINHNLSKSLRLNFTSSNNMVVNNYLDENGDVNNEIGVWDGFFDVGDPNQHFQSLQLNYDLPFSKFPFLKFLRATYSYTGDYQWERGSMQFNEIEIELSDGSKNVYNLGNSIQNASTHQINSSLDMNGFYRYIGLTKIRKSKSRSGGEERGGASGGSEREGKASRESKLEAEQNNTLAGGKSRVPSVLSGGANSGGGLNAGDKAINTAIGLATMLKKVQFNYQENNGIYLPGYLPSIGFIGTLKPTAGFVLGSQAEVRELAARKGWLTLYPEFNEQYTEVESRQMDIQANLEPIKDLTIDVNGSRIYSENYSENYIVQNDLYQSLTPNTFGNFNISTLLIKTAFGSSDETGSAAFDDFRSNRLLVANRLAEEHYQGRAIPRDSLGFPVGFGRNSQDVLLPAFLAAYKGSDASKEKTGIFRDIPLPNWDIKYTGLMNLPWFKKNFKRFSLTHGYRAAYTVNQFQSNLDYDPNTPEEIDQSGNFKVKTLLTNVNLTEQFSPLLRMDFEMNNSVKILAEMRKDRALSMSFANNLLTEIKGNEYIIGLGYRIKDLRISTNFGGKKSVITSDLNFKVDLSRRDNITIIRYLDIENNQTTAGQTIYGAQLSIDYALSKNLTALFYYDHTFSEYAISTAFPQTTIRSGFTLRYNFGN, encoded by the coding sequence TTGAAGGCAAAAAATTACGTTTACAAGGGTGGCTTTTTTAAGCTGTTAGCAATAGTAAGTTTTATATTTGTTGGCAATGTTTCGTTGGCACAAGATTCCACAGCTGTTGGCAACGAAATGGGGCGATTGGATCTTCCGAATCCTACGAGCATTCAGAATCTGTATACCTACGACCCTATAACAGATAGATATATTTATTCACAAACTTTGGGTAGTTTTAAAATTACCTATCCCATTATTCTTACGCCAGAGGAATATCAGCGCCTTATACAAGAGGAGCAGATGAAGGCGTATTTTAAAGAAAAAATTGACGCTGCCGATGGAAGGAAAGAAGGAGCGGAAGAACAACAAAAAAATCTATTGCCCACCTTTTACGTGAATTCAGACTTTTTTGAGTCTATTTTTGGCGGAAATTCTATTGAAGTAATTCCACAGGGATCTGTAGAAATGGATCTTGGTTTGCTGTATACAAAGCAGGATAACCCACAATATTCGCCTAGAAACCGAAGTAATTTTTCGTTTGATTTTGACCAGAGAATAAGTTTAAGTCTTTTGGCAAAAGTAGGAACCAGACTCCAAGTAAATGCAAACTACGACACGGAAAGCACCTTCGATTTTCAAAATCAAATAAAGTTAGAATACACACCAACCGAAGACGATATAATTCAAAAAATTGAAGTGGGTAACGTTAGTATGCCGCTCAATAGCTCGCTAATTCAAGGTGCGCAAAGCCTTTTTGGTGTTAAAACGCAGCTTCAGTTTGGTAATACAACCATTACAGGGGTTTTCTCAGAGCAAAAATCCGAAACCCGTACAGTTACGGCTGAGGGGGGTGCAACCATCACAGATTACGAGTTGTTTGCCTTAGATTATGACGATAACCGTCACTTCTTTTTAGGGCATTATTTTAGAGATAACTATAACCGTGCTTTGAAGCAATATCCGTTCATAAATAGTAATGTGCAAATTACAAGAATGGAGGTTTGGATCACCAACCGTACCAGTCGTACCGATAATGTTCGCAATATAGTGGCGTTGCAAGATATTGGTGAATCAGACCCAACAAATATTGGTTTAGACGTTCCTCCTGGTGGTTTTATACGAGCTAGTAGAAATGCATACCCAGATAATAACAACAACCTTTTTAATCCTTTCGGAATAAATGGTGGCCCCCCATCGTTGTTAAACCCATTAATCCGAGATGTTGCACGAGTACGCGACGGTTTTACGGGAGTTCAGGTAAATGAAGGAATAGACTATGTGACCCTCGAAAGTGCCAGAAGGTTAGATCAAGGGGAATATACGTTAAATTCGCAATTGGGGTATATTTCGTTAAATCAACGGTTATCTAACGATGAAGTGTTGGCGGTTTCCTATCAATTTACCGTAAACGGAAAGGTGTATCAGGTAGGTGAGTTTTCGAATGACGGGGTAGAAGCCAATGGTGGTATACAGCCCGGAAACGGTGGAGGTACAGGTAACCCGCCAGAACAAGAAACTGGACTTGCACAAAACTTAGTGGTAAAACTGTTAAAGAGTAGTATCACGAATGTAAATGAACCAATCTGGGATTTAATGATGAAAAACATCTATCCCATTGGTGGCTACCAACTAGAAAAGGAAGACTTCAAACTTAATATTCTTTATACCGATCCTTCCCCGTTAAATTATTTAACCGAAGCTGGCTCAGAACTGCCGCCAGACGTTAAAGACGAAATTCTTTTAAAAGTATTTAATCTCGATAGGTTAAACTTTAATAATGACCCACAACAAGGTGGCGATGGGTTCTTTGACTTTTTACCGGGCATAACCGTCGATGCACAAAACGGACGAATTATCTTTACAACCGTAGAGCCATTTGGAAAACACTTGTTTGATGAATTGAGCTTGCCTTCTGCACCAGCTAACTATTCAATGCCCGAAACCTATAACCCAAACCAGGCAAAGTATGTATTTAGAACGCTTTATACGGGAACAAAAACACAAGCAGAACAGGAAGAAAGTGAAAAAAATAAATTTCAATTAAAGGGAAGTTATAAATCTACGGGAGCAGATGGAATTCCTATTGGCGCTTTTAATATTCCACAGGGCTCGGTAACTGTTACCGCAGGTGGAAGAACGTTGGTTGAAGGGGTAGATTACACCGTAAACTATCAATTGGGAAGGGTTCAAATTTTAGATCCTGCCTTATTAAATAGTAACATACCAATTTCTGTAAGTACCGAAAATAATTCGTTGTTTGGGCAACAGAGCAAGCGTTTTACCGGATTGAATGTAGAGCATAAATTCAGCGATAAATTTTTAATTGGCGCTACTTACTTAAATCTTAATGAACGCCCGCTAACGCAAAAATCTTCTTATGGAGTTGAGCCTATTAATAACACTATTTTTGGAATGAATCTCAATTATTCAACCGAAGTGCCGTTTTTAACGCGTTTGGTGAATAAACTTCCAAATATAGATACTGATGTTGAATCTAATATTTCACTACGGGGCGAATTTGCCTATCTAAAACCTGGAGCTCCAAAAGTTTCGGATTTTGATGGAAAAACAACCGTTTATGTAGATGATTTTGAAGCGTCGCAAACAGGTAACGATATTAGTTCGCCTTCAAGTTGGTTCTTGGCAAGCACACCTTTAGACTATGGAGGTGAATTGGAAAATGATAATCTTCGGTATAATTACAAACGAGCCAAATTGGCTTGGTACACAATAGACCCAATTTTTTATAGTAGTCAGCGCCCCGAAGGAATTAATGATGAAGAACTTTCCTCGCCATTTACACGTCGGGTTTTTAGAGATGAAATCTTCCCGAATCAAGATATTATTCAAGGGCAAACACAAGCTTTATTTACCTTAGATTTGGCGTATTACCCTTCGCAACGTGGGGAATATAATTTTAATCCTGAGGCTGCCGGCACCAATATTCTTCCAAACCCCGAGGATAATTTCGGTGGAATTATGAGGCCACTTACCACTACAGATTTTGAACAATCTAATGTAGAATATATTCAATTCTGGGTAATGGATCCTTTTATTTACGAGGAAACGAGTGGTAATCAAGGTGGAAATATTAATTTTAACTTAGGTAGTATTTCTGAAGATATCTTAAAAGATGGTAGAAAACAATACGAAAATGGCTTGCCAGCAGATGGTGGAACAGCCAATACCACTTCAACCGCTTGGGGTAAAGTTCCTTTAAACCAATCACTGGTTTATACCTTCGATACACAAGGCCAAGAACGAATAAATCAAGATATAGGTTTAGATGGTTTAAATAATGCGCAAGAAATTGCAGAGTTTGGCGGTGAGTTTGGTGATGATCCTTCAAATGACGATTATCAATATTTTCTACAAGCCGAGGGAAGTATTTTAGATCGTTATTTAAAATACAACGGAACCGAAGGCAACTCTCCAGTAGAAGTTACCAATACAAATCGCGGAAGCACTGCACAACCCGATGTAGAAGATATTAATCGAGACAATACCATGAACACGATTAATAGCTATTTTGAATACAACGTACCTGTTTATCCTGGAATGAACAGAGATAATAACCGATATATTTCTGACGTAAAGGAATTGGAGGTTACTACACAAAATAATAACGTAATTCCAGTACGTTGGGTTCAGTTTAAAGTGCCAATTAGCAAGCCAGACCAAGCTAAAGGAGGTATCTCTGATTATAGATCTATTCGGTTTATGCGAATGTTCCTTTCACAGTTTTCAGAAAACACCGTTTTGCGTTTTGGAACCATGGAACTGGTGCGAGGCGATTATAGAAAATTCCAAAAAACTTTAGACGAGGTAACGTTTGAAGATCCCGCAAACGACGATACGCTATTTGAGGTGGAAGCTGTAAGTATTGAAGAAAACGAAAACAGAGAGCCAATTCCATACAGATTGCCTCCAGGGCTTGAACGCGAGGAATTAAACAATAATAACAATATTATTCGCGAAAACGAACAATCACTTTCGTTGCGGGTATGCGGGTTGGAACCTAATGATGGGCGAGCTGTTTATAAAAACTTTAATGTAGATATGCGCCAGTACAAAAATCTGGAAATGTTTATACACGCCGAATCTTTACAAAATGAAACCGCGCTAAGTGATGGGCAATTGGTGGCATTCATGCGGTTGGGGAATGACCTTACAAACAACTATTATGAAGTTCAAATTCCATTAAATCCGACTAATTTTGGGGCGAGAAGCGCCGAAGAAATTTGGCCAGTAGCAAATAGATTAAATCTTCCCCTGGCATTATTACAGGAGGTTAAAACTCGAACTCCATTAAACTCTACCGATGTTGTGTATTATACCCAATCGGAACTCGAGGGAGATCTGCCCGGTGGCGAAAATGAACTTACCATTGGAATTAAGGGTAATCCAAGTTTTGGAAACGTCCGTACCATCATGATTGGGGTACGAAACAGTACAAACAACGATTTATGTGGTGAAGTTTGGTTTAACGAACTTAGAATGTCTGAGCTTAAAAACGAGGGCGGATGGGCTGCGGTAGTTAGTATGGACGCTAACCTTGCCGATTTTGCTACCATTAGTGCCACAGGAAAAAGAAGTACCGTTGGCTTTGGTTCTATTGAACAAGGGCCGAACCAACGTAGCCGCGAGGATCTGCAACAGTACGATGTGGTTACCAATGTAAACCTTGGGCAATTATTACCAAAGAAATGGGGTATTCAACTGCCATTTAATTATGGTCGTTCGGAAGAATTAATTACCCCGCAATACGATCCGGAATTCCAGGATATCGAGCTCGATACCCGACTGGATAATACAGAAGATGAAGCCGAAAGAGATAGAATTAAAGAACAGGCCGTAGATTATACCAAGCGTCAGAGCGTAAACTTTATTGGGGTGCGAAAAGAGCGTACTGGTGAGGGCAAGCCCAAAGTTTATGATGTAGAAAACCTAACGGGCTCTTTCTCATACAATCAAACAGATCATCACGATTTTGAAGTGGAAGATGCTTTAGAGCAGAGCGTGCGCGCAGGTGCAACGTATAACTATAATTTTACGGCAAAGCCGGTGGAGCCATTTAAAAAGAACGACTCTCTATTTACAGGGAAGTATTGGCAGTTTTTAAAAGATTTCAACTTTAATTACTTACCGACAAATATTTCGGTTAGCTCTAATATTACGCGCCAATATAACGAACAAAAATTTAGAGAAATAAACTTACTTCCCGGAAATAAAGGATTGCCTGTTTTATATCAGCGCAATTATCTTTTTGACTGGCAATACACCATCAACCATAACTTGAGCAAATCGTTGCGTCTTAATTTTACGTCGTCTAACAATATGGTTGTCAATAATTATTTAGACGAAAATGGCGACGTTAATAATGAAATTGGCGTTTGGGATGGCTTCTTTGATGTAGGAGATCCGAACCAACATTTTCAGTCGCTTCAACTAAATTACGATTTGCCGTTTAGTAAATTTCCTTTCTTAAAATTCCTTCGAGCTACGTATTCTTATACTGGTGATTATCAGTGGGAGCGCGGTAGTATGCAATTCAACGAAATTGAAATTGAGCTAAGCGATGGTAGCAAAAATGTTTATAATCTGGGGAACTCTATCCAGAACGCAAGTACACATCAAATTAATTCTAGTTTAGATATGAACGGTTTTTATCGTTACATAGGGCTTACTAAAATTAGAAAAAGTAAGTCTAGAAGTGGCGGTGAAGAAAGAGGCGGTGCTAGCGGAGGTTCTGAAAGAGAGGGCAAAGCGAGCAGAGAAAGTAAGTTGGAGGCCGAGCAAAATAATACTCTGGCCGGCGGAAAATCGCGTGTGCCAAGTGTTTTAAGTGGTGGTGCAAATTCTGGCGGAGGATTAAATGCGGGAGATAAAGCCATTAATACCGCTATTGGTTTAGCAACAATGCTTAAGAAAGTACAATTTAATTATCAAGAAAATAACGGTATTTACTTGCCGGGTTACCTTCCATCAATTGGTTTTATTGGTACATTAAAGCCTACTGCAGGTTTTGTTTTGGGAAGCCAAGCCGAGGTAAGAGAGTTGGCCGCCCGCAAAGGTTGGTTAACTTTGTATCCCGAATTTAACGAACAATATACAGAAGTTGAAAGCCGACAAATGGATATCCAAGCTAATCTGGAGCCCATTAAAGATTTAACTATTGATGTAAATGGAAGCCGAATTTATTCTGAAAATTACTCTGAAAATTATATTGTTCAGAATGACCTCTACCAATCGTTAACGCCTAATACATTTGGTAATTTTAATATTTCGACCTTATTAATTAAAACGGCCTTTGGTTCAAGCGATGAAACAGGTTCGGCTGCTTTTGATGATTTCAGAAGTAATAGATTACTAGTTGCAAACAGGCTGGCAGAAGAGCATTATCAAGGCCGCGCAATACCGCGCGATTCGCTGGGCTTTCCTGTAGGTTTTGGTCGGAACAGTCAAGATGTTTTACTGCCTGCATTTCTGGCGGCGTATAAAGGCAGCGATGCTTCAAAAGAAAAAACCGGAATTTTTAGAGACATACCCCTTCCAAACTGGGATATAAAATATACCGGCTTAATGAACCTGCCTTGGTTTAAGAAAAACTTTAAACGTTTTTCACTAACGCACGGTTATCGCGCTGCATATACCGTAAACCAATTCCAGTCTAATTTAGATTACGATCCAAATACGCCTGAGGAGATAGATCAATCTGGTAATTTTAAGGTGAAAACATTATTGACCAATGTGAATTTAACCGAACAATTTTCACCATTATTGCGAATGGATTTTGAGATGAACAATTCGGTTAAAATACTTGCCGAAATGCGAAAAGATAGAGCCTTGTCAATGAGTTTCGCAAACAATCTACTTACAGAAATAAAAGGAAACGAATACATAATCGGGTTGGGCTATCGAATAAAAGATCTTAGGATTTCAACCAATTTTGGCGGGAAAAAGTCGGTTATTACTAGCGACTTAAACTTTAAGGTAGATCTTTCTAGACGCGATAACATAACTATCATTAGGTATTTAGATATTGAAAATAACCAAACCACAGCGGGTCAAACCATCTACGGGGCGCAACTTTCTATAGATTATGCGCTTAGCAAAAACCTAACCGCGTTGTTCTACTACGATCATACCTTCTCTGAATACGCTATTTCAACGGCCTTTCCACAAACAACCATTAGAAGTGGATTTACCTTGCGATATAACTTTGGAAACTAA
- a CDS encoding energy transducer TonB: protein MKTTVKNTQSKREDKKRVNIAWNSRLFFQIGVIVSLLAVFFIVQTDFEISNPTISVNTSKGIEEPYTIAYELEIEKPTIVAPKKDIVKKPTPVKRAVKSPVFDVKPNSASVIETPIANTDGPVVETPISTKPALETPTTNEGTKTVMNVEFVPVFPGCESLPTNNEKIECMSSKINAFINKNFRKEYLENLNPNETYRIYVNFKIDSNGFISEVVANSHNANLKKEAQRVVNNLPKMKPGKQGDKNVAVMYTVPIVFEIQ, encoded by the coding sequence ATGAAAACAACTGTAAAAAATACCCAAAGCAAAAGAGAAGATAAAAAGCGTGTAAATATTGCGTGGAACTCACGATTGTTTTTTCAGATTGGAGTTATCGTTAGTTTGTTGGCCGTCTTCTTTATCGTTCAAACTGACTTTGAAATAAGTAATCCTACAATTAGTGTAAATACTTCAAAAGGAATAGAGGAACCTTATACCATTGCCTATGAATTGGAAATTGAAAAACCAACAATAGTAGCTCCTAAAAAAGATATAGTTAAAAAACCAACCCCTGTTAAAAGAGCGGTAAAAAGTCCAGTTTTTGATGTAAAACCTAATTCGGCTTCCGTTATTGAAACTCCAATTGCAAATACCGATGGCCCAGTAGTTGAAACTCCAATATCCACAAAACCAGCACTTGAAACACCTACGACTAACGAAGGCACAAAAACTGTAATGAATGTTGAATTTGTACCTGTGTTTCCAGGTTGCGAATCGCTACCCACAAACAATGAAAAAATTGAGTGTATGTCTTCAAAGATAAACGCCTTCATCAATAAAAATTTCCGAAAGGAATATTTAGAAAACCTAAATCCCAACGAAACGTATAGAATTTATGTAAATTTTAAAATAGATTCTAACGGTTTTATTTCAGAAGTAGTGGCAAATTCGCATAACGCCAATCTTAAAAAAGAAGCGCAACGAGTAGTTAATAACCTGCCAAAAATGAAACCTGGAAAGCAAGGTGATAAAAATGTAGCAGTTATGTACACCGTGCCAATTGTATTTGAGATTCAATAA